Sequence from the Meleagris gallopavo isolate NT-WF06-2002-E0010 breed Aviagen turkey brand Nicholas breeding stock chromosome 22, Turkey_5.1, whole genome shotgun sequence genome:
AGGCTATCAGTGTACGCATATTTTGCCAGTCCTAGAAGGGAGGTGAGTTCTTAATATCCTGAGTACCTAGTAGGTTCCTCTTGTCAGTGGTAAAAATAGCTTTTCCTCTGGCATTCAGCCTTACAGCTCCTGCAATACAAATTCTTACTAGGTCCTAATTTatactgaagaagaaatacCTCTCCAGGTTAAGTGAAATTTAGATTTTGAATTGAAGAATCAATGCTGTCCtgctgtatattttatttttagtttcatACTTAAAAAGTAGGTGAGGATATCTGTCCTAAGTACTACCtggcaacaaaaaaaaaaaatgtatcaggTTTTAAAGTTGCTTTcagatgaggggaaaaaaaaagcactctgtGAGATTTCTACCGTCCTCAAGACTTTCATTGTTCTGATTATTTGGTCCCATTGCTCaggttttgtttagttttgctttgttttttgtaatCCTTACTGCAGAAAGAGGGTTTATGACATCTGGCAAAGGCTTCGAATTGTAAGGCTCAGACCTAGCCAGCTGGGAATCATACCTAGGCCAGAGGGGCCAATTTTTGCTGCCCAGAATCATAGCTTCCCTTCTTAAAGTTCTTAAAGAACAATATCTTTTTGTTGCCGTAgctaaaattatttgctttcttgtttgttaatttgtttgctttttaaaacagagcCTTTCAGAATGCATCTGTAAGCAATAATGCATTGCTTAGGGTTGCTGCCTGAAAAAAGCAATAGATGTGTTAAGACTTTCAGgttcttaaaatattaacttATAAATATCTCCTCAGTTGACCACGTTAAAATGATAATGCTGAATAGAACAGGTCTGTTACGGTGAAGTTCTCTTCAGTTTCAGTTGTTTCTCTTGGACTTCCAGGTTGGATGCTAAAAATTGCAAACGTATCAATCTTGGAGGCTGTCAGGCAGCTGTGTACCTGCAGCGCCTCCTCCAGCTGAAGTACCCCGGGCACTTTGCTGCCATCACTCTCAGTCGCATGGAGGAAATACTTCATGAGCACAGCTACATTGCGGAGGACTATACAGAAGGTAGAACCAGCTGTAATTTTTTGTACTGATCAGTAGTGCTCACTGAAACTTAGTTCTGTGCCTTGTGTCTCTTGTTCAGGTTACACCTGGATTCAAGTACAAACACTcaactgctgttttatttttcttacgAGGGTTCTGTAATCCATTACATGTGAAAAGCTTATTAGCAGTTTGAGTTTTGCAGGAGTTCATGAAACAAGACTGAGTTTTAGAAATCTTTTCCTTGTTCAGACTTCTTTGTGAGTGATAGATTTCTACAGAGGAAAATAtgtcagaattttattttattagtagTTTTACTCTGTACTTCCAACAGAAAGATCAGATGGTTAGGACTGTTTCTGACCACGTTTCTCCTCTGTGGTGTTCTTGCATATCTTTTAAGGTTTCCAAAATTGCTGAGGAGAGTTCTCATGACTTCTTTGTGAATTAATGAAGTTCTAAAATCTCCACAACAGTTGTCAAGTAGTGGCCACAAAGTAGTGTTTTCTTCAATTTATCAATGCAAAAGAGCCTGCAGTGGTTTTAAACACGTGAGAGCTCTTAAATTGggaagagagaagaggctgCATGCTTCCCACTTCTCAGTGCTTTGTTTGCTGCGTCCTGGAGAAGAGAGTGCTAAGCACCATTTGTGCTGAGTGTGACTTAAAGGCAGTTCTCTGAGGAGGAAGCTAAATAATTCTTGGAGTGACTGCCAAGAAGTGGGCAGAATCCTGGGCTGGATTGTTGCCTGGTTTCTCCTAAGTCTGAACGTGGCTTGGAGCATGTACAGTGTGTAAATCATCCTGTTCAACCTGTCAGAATGgttcttttatttctcaaatatCCAGAACTACAGAAGTGGCGGTCACCAGAGTACTACGAGAACAACGTGCACAAGATGCAGCTGCCCTTCTCTAACAAACTCCTGGGGAGCACCCTGacatcagaagaaaagcaggagaggcGGCAGCAGCAGTTACGTAGACTTCAGGAACTCAATGCACGTCGtagagaagagaagctgcagcttGACCAGGAGAGGCTGGACAGGCTGCTCTATGTACAGGTAATCATGGCAGTCTTTTGTCAAGTCTCTTGGGAGATGTGCAGGCTGCCCTCACAGCTTTTCTAAAAAGTCCTGCGTTGCTGTAAAGAAGCTATAACCATCCTCTGCCTTTTCTGATATGAGATCTCTGAGGTTACTTGCAGAATAGAAAAGAATTAATTGATGCAGGAGATACCTGCAAGTTCTGAACAGTAACTTTTTTGTGAGGTATTTTGAATGCTGCAAAGCCTGCACATCCAGAGTCTCCCATAACAAGAGCAAGGTATAGATATGTAGCTAGTGCGTGTTTGATTACCATGTATCATCCATCACAGCCTGCTCTGATCTGTCTGTAGGAACTTCTGGAAGATGGTCAAATGGATCAATTCCACAAAGCTTTAGTGGAGCTGAACATGGACTCTGCAGAAGAACTTCAGTCTTACATCAACAAGTTGAGCCTGGCTattgaacaaacaaaacaaaaaatcctacAGGCAGAAGTCAATATCGAAGTGGATGTTGTGGACAGCAAACCAGAGGTATGTTTTCTCCAAGTTAATCTGATTCTAATCTCTGTGAAAGTTAAGTTTTTGTCTTAAAATGTTCTCTATCTGTAAACATCTGTATTATTGATGGGTTGAAGTTTCCCTTTAACATGCTTCTTGCTGATTTGGCAGCTGCTCCTCCCATTTGGGGCTTTCCAATGCAGTACCAGAAATTTAGAGTTATGATTGTTTAAGAGTATGCCTGAGATCAGTAACCGTTCTTGTACTGTGTTCTGGGATATATCTTACAGTTTGATTTCTTAAAATTCTAAGCATAATCTCTAGGCTTGCTGACACTGGTTAAAGTACACAGTTATGTAAAGTCAGTAAGCTTCCTCAAAGATTTcaactggggaaaaaaggaaacagccCTAAAAGATAAGATCATCTGAAGGTACAGCTGCTTCCATTTGTACTTGCTCCTGGCAGCATATGCAAGCCAGCATCCTTGCTGAAGGATGGCTTGCTTATAGGGTTGTAAATGCAGCAGGTAACATACTGATCTTGTTTGTACTGCAAACTTACTCCTGTCTTTACCTTTGCGTTCCTTTTGCTGAAATAATCTATAATGCACCGGgtccacttttttcttttttaagagaaTTGATGACATTGGACTGTAAGTACTTAAAACTCAAGTTTAGTTTAGTAGTAGGTTGGACAACTATACTTAAATATTTGTAATCTAGCATTAAAAGGTATGGAACtgttatgcttttaaaaatatttgtctgcctttctgttctttgctttcAGATGCAGAGAACTTTATGGTAAACAGCCAACCCTTTGGTTTGTTTAGGGCATGGTTCTGGTGCAATCAAGCAGcatgctttgttctttttattcagATACAGAAGGTTGAGTGCTGGGCTCGGTTGTTGGAGTTTTCTCTGAGAAGAGAAAGTTACGTTTCTGTTTTGCCAGACTAACACAGGCCCAGCACATACCAGCTGCTTCTAAGAGATGGTCCAAATCTACTCctacatttgcttttaattgcCTTGCAAGTCACAGAAgatcattttcaattttatctGTCTGTGCTCAGGAAAAGgtagagaagaaaacaggagaatGAAGCAGAGAGGAGAGTGGTGCTGGAAATAGCAACTCCCATGTTTTATATAGAACCTGGGACGTAGCCAAAACTATGAGATGGTTCTTTTGGGTTCTGTCCTTATCAAGAAAGTTTGTGTAAGAATCAGAATGAATGCATGTGAGCAAAATGGGGTTACATCGTGGGTTTTACCAACGTTCTAGAAAGAGATAGGTGAATGTCTGTGGGCTCCTTGTAGTTCTGCCAGATGGCTGTGCCTAAGTTCCAACGTGTCTGTTTTGGATCAGACACTCCTCTTGTTTACAAGGTGTAGTCTCAAATGTTGGAATGAATTGGCAAGCCTTTTTGTTTGGTCTGGGCTTTGTGAGAAAGCTTACAGTTTCCAGTGAATCCATTTGTGAAGATAAACCATCTCTGTGGCTGTGTGAAGGAGCTGAAAGCTAATTATGTTGTCTCGGGGTCTGTGCCAGCTCTTCTGCtctattctgcttttctctgttgttgttttttgttattttttgtttttttagagGACAAAAATGTTGGAAATAATGTCAGGTGACTTCCTTTAGTTTGCATTAACAATGAGCACATCTTCAATTTGGAGTAGTTGCCTGTCTTTTAAATGAGATAAATGAGATGCTTCAGAAGGTTTAAATGTTCTAGCTTTATCTCATCCTGCTGTTGCTTTCTAAATGTTGTAACAAATGTTTACCTTAAAAGGCAAAACCAGATATTTAGTGACGAAATTAGAAACCTACTTCATTATAATGTAGGAATAAAtgagataataaaataattgctCCTTCTTCACAGCAGTGTTCTGTAATCTGGAGTGATGCTTTTCAATTAGGAAGGAGCTTTGGGAGCAGCTTTCACGTCTGTGTAAAATGCAAGGAGGTTTTTTTATATCCCATGTGCAAATGCTAACCAGTTACAAGTAGGCAACTGTCAAAAACTGTGCTAGCTTTTTAgctagcaaatatttattttccaatcCCACACAAGCAAAGCAGGGAATTAAATGGTAATTATAGAATAGTTAGAGGTGCTGGGAGAGCACCAAGTTTCAGCCAactttaaaagctattttaataAGCTTTAATATGTTGTTATGCTAACAGGGTCCTGGCATTCAACCTGTTGACTAAGGCTTTTAATTTCTGAGCTGGCTTCAAGATAAAATAAGTCTGAAAGtgcttgatttttattctttgagtGTATTTTTCCACTTGTGTTTTCTGGGTTGTCATCATTCTGATTTGTCTTCTGAAgaacaacatttattttcaagcatGTAGAGAGTTCGGATGTGCAGGAATCAGGGTTAAATTTTCTGAATGTGTCACCAGAATTGGCATTGTCTATGTGCTTGGCACATCTGGGCTAACAGATCTGAACACTCTGTTTCCAGACCCCTGACTTGGATCCACTAGGCAGCGAGCAGTCACTGGAAGATGTTGAAAGCATTAATGAGTTTGAACCTTTATTTGCTGAGGAACAACCTGAAGCTGAGAAGCCTGTTGCTGCAGTGCAGGTTTGACTTCAATACCTACAGCTTATGTCAGAGGTTACTGCCTGCTGTTTGACTGTTTCTCCAAATACACACAGAGTTGTCTGTTTGTAAAAGAGATTCTTAACCCTCTGAACTGTGCGCAAGACAGGAGTCCTCACAGTCATGACTGATGGTTTGAGCATGAGTATACCCAGTCAGCTCTCTGCATGTTGTAGCAGTGCCATGTTCTTAGGGAAGCAGTCCTGCTTAAGCTTTTGTATGTGACTCATAGCCTGCATCACCTTCCAGTGTGAACAAAACTTTCAGTTTGTGAAATTGAGCTTTAGAACTGGTAACAAATTAGCTTTAGGAGTGGTAACAAAAGGTCAATTTTCCTTATCCATTTGGAACCTTTTGCAGCATGGTACTTTCTCTGAGAGAATATCACAATCTCTTTAGTAGAGAATTCTCTGGAAACTTTGCTTGCTTTGTTCTCTAGTATAATTTTCTACTTTTCAATCTCCTATTTCTAAAGCCCGTGTTTAACCTGGCAGAATACCACCAACTTTTTCTTGGCACTGAAAGAATAAGGGCTCCAGAGATCATCTTCCAGCCCTCCCTGATAGGAGAAGACCAAACTGGTATAGCAGAAACGATGCAGTATGTCCTCGAAAGGTGAGTTTACAGAGATCCTGGGCACTTTCTTCAAACAAGCCTTTGTTTGGATACCAGCTTTTGCAATACTTGTTATTTAACAGTGTCCTGAGAAAGTATGTTTGAGTAGTTCTTTTTTGGCAGGCTTGAGCATTGAAGTTTAGAGAAgcctttctgttctgaaaaccACATCTAAGTTTCTGGTCATCTGAGTCAATGGTCTTCAAACTCTTTTCATCATTCActcatatttattaaaaattttaGAGTTTAAACTGTCATCTAACTGTATCTAATTTATAAATACACatcaatttatttataaattagaTACATGTGCTACTCAACTAATGTATGTATACATTGTAAAACAAAAGTAGAAATTGAAAAAGGATATGACTAAGACTGAATACTAATGTTACAAAAATTAGTTCTGGGCCCCTCTCTACAACAAAGATACTGAGTTGAGGGAGTGCATTCAGTGAAGAGTAACAAAGCTGATGAAGGAACTATAAAATGACATGAGAgatggctgagggaactgaatTTAAGTGGAGGAGTCTGAAAGCAGACGTTACTCTCTGTGACCTCTTGAAACAAGGCTGCAGCATGGAGGCTGTTGGTCTCTTTTGCAACGAGTGATGGGACACAAAGAAATGGCCTGCAGTTGTGCCAGGGAAAAGCCTGGATCAGAAGAATTCATTTGTGGAAGGGTGGTTAGGCATCGGGGCACTGTGTGAACTGGTGaagttgccatccctggagatacttaagagatgtgtggatgtggtgctttgggggttggagattcgtgatccttgaggtcccttccaaccctggccattctgtgacatGGTTTAGTTGTGGACTTGGCAGTGttaggttgatggttggacttgataatcataaaatcactgaACTTGGAAGAGATCTTCATGGTTCTGTGAAAAGGACTTTCTGCCCACACAGCAGTACTTTGTCTTGTACGCATCCTGCTTTGAAGACCACTGATCCAAATTGTTGTAGAGGTAAACAAAGAACCCTTGTAAAAACGTAAGGTATCAGTCTCTGTAAGACCAAAGTCAGTGATGTTTGTAAGTTATCAAACTCTAGGAGTATATGAgattacattttctgaaaagaaagaactcCAGCTCTACTGAATTGTTGATTTATGAGGATACAGCTCAGAGTGCTTTGAGGATTTTCTTCTGCCACCCCCTGAATTTACAGAAACCTCATGAACACAGAGTTTCATGCCAGTGAGGTGGAGAAAATTTCTCAAAGTGTGAATCTTGAAGACAAACTGTTTCTCCCTAGTAGCTGTTCAGTTCAGAGAAGTAATGTTCCTGAAAAAGATAagatttgtgggttttttttccctccttgtAGGTATTCAAAAGAGCAACAAGCTGTTCTTGTCCAGAATGTTTTTCTTACTGGTGGAAATGCAATGTATCCTGGACTAAAGGCCAGAGTCCAGAAAGAACTCCTCGAAATGAGGCCATTCCAGTCATCTTTTCAGGTATGTATACTGATAGAATGTTTTCATGAACATCCTGTTCATctgtgttaaaaaatatttcaggctGGGAGAAATACAGAGTGGGTGTCCTCAGAGCATGGGAGTGGAGAATGCTTGTTTTATGACGAGGTGGATGATAGCTTTTGACCTAAGAGAATGAGGGTGGAAGAATGATGCACTTGGTCTTTCTGAATACATTAGGAAGAGTGGAATTGCCTTGGAAAAGTTTCTTCAGTTGAAGGACTGCACTCCAAGAAAGCACATTTGGCCAAATGTCTGCAAATTGGGACAGTTACTTTCTGAAACAATCAGCCTTTGTTAGGAGTCATTGTTGGGGAAAAAACTGTGCTCACTTGAAAATGAAGTTACTTGGTATACTTACATCTAAAGATTATCTGGAATAGCAAGAAGGGTCTTAAAAACctataaaaataagttttcttctttccattaaaatgttttgtgctGTGGTTCTATCAGAAATGTGTCATTTCATGGATATTGTTTATAGTGCTTACAAAGTGCCTACTTCAGCCAGCTTATAGCTGTAGCAGGAGGCTTTTTATGCTACAGTAATAAGAATAATTCAAATGGGAGCATGAATCtactccagaagaaaaaagagcacGTGGAAAGCACATGTATAGTCCTTTTCCCACATAGTGTGATTCCTTAGCCTGCAGTATTCCACCTTGTTACTTCAAGCAAGTAGGAAATGTTGCTGGAGCACTTGATACTTGTTTTGCATTACCATGAGCTGCCAGTGCTGTTAGTTGTGACGTGATGCTTGCATGTGCTCTGGAAGTTTCATGGAGGATTGATCCGAAGGTGAAAACATGGTTCAGATCCTTTCCTAATACTACTTGCAGAAGCACTGAGTTACCAGCTCAAACTTTGGCAGTTGTGATTTGCAGTGTAACTGGGGTAAAAAGAGCTTTTCTCTCCTGTGTTCAGATCTTAAAGAAGCTGGGATTGTCCTGCATTTgatgttcttgtattttccTTCCAGGTTCACCTTGCTTCCAGTCCCATTTTAGACGCCTGGTACGGAGCTCGGGATTGGGCAGTGGAACACATGAGCCGTGAGGAAGGCTGGATTACCAGAAAAGACTATGAAGAAAAAGGGGGAGAATACCTGAAGGAACACTGTGCCTCAAATGTCTACGTGCCCATTCGCCTTCCAAAGCAGGCCCCAAGGACTACAGAGGCATTAGCACCCAGCAGGGCACTGGCAGCTGGTACAGGCAATCCTTGTGAGCAGGCGTAGAAGTGATGAGCTTTTGTCACAGTCCCTCCTATGGAGGTAACGGTGCAAAGAGTAAAGCTTATGctctgcagcctgagctgtgtATGGAGCACAGGCCTTGGGCTCACCTTGTTGGCTGCTCTGAGAGTGCAAAGCATCTTATCTGTTGCTTGAAAGAGATGTACTACTCTAGAGCATCAGCTGGAGTgactgcagaagcagcacaaTCCATTACGTAGCACGGGAATGTGAACCAACAAGGAGGAACGCAGGAAAAACACATTCCAGGGGAGAATACTGTCTTATGAACTTCTGTAATAAGACTTGGggttatttgaaaatgtttgtggatatttttttcattaaaatttacTGGTTGTATCCTGCCCTCATTGCACAGTCCAGAAGCTGGGCTTATATTACATGAGTCAGTCCAGCAGGTGTCTCCATTGCTCGTTGCAGTGAGCTGGTGTGAAGCTGTGCTGTAGGGGCTGCTTAGCCTCCTCCTGAGGCCCTCTGGACTGATCCTGCTTGATGTCCGTCCTGCTGCGTGCTTCTGGTAAACCACTGCATGATTAGTGGAATTTCAGACACTTTCTGAATTTGTCAGCTGCTGGCATCTTGGTTAAAAGTAGAGGTCTGATCACACAGAGCATGGCtcagctggaaagaaagagcCCTCCTTAAAGCACAGACCAGGAGGAATGCAGAGTCCTATAAAGTCTGTGATTTTTGTAGGAGTGGGGGCTGAGCAGGGCAGCTCTCAACAGGTGTGACTCTGTTCTTTGAAAGCTGGCTGGGAGCACCTGCATATCGCAGAGCATGTTGCAGCTGATCGGTAGCTATATTTCATAATATTTCATGATACACAATACAGTGGTTTCCTCTGTTAGAAGCCCTTAGTAGTATGTTCTCCTGAAACCATTAATGTCAGCTATATTATTACAGAGGTGGGAAAGAAGACAGATCATCCCCTAGCAGAAGTCCCTTGCCACACCTAATGTGGTCTCACAGTACTAGAAAAAGTGCCAAAATGAGTGTAGTTGGGACTAACAGGATTGTTAGCTGCCTGCAAGGGACAGATTTACCTTTTGTCTTAGAGTGCTTCTGAACTGTTGGCAGTGTGACTAAATCAGAGTAGAGGGTGGTCACTGAAAATCTTGTTAGCAATAAAGCAAACTTCTTGCTTTATCTCTGTGTTTCAGTGATTTGAGCTCTTTAACGAGTACAGTAATAAGCATGTATTTGAGTGATTGTATGTTGCTGAAAAACACAACCAGGCCCCTATCCTGCACAACATATTCCAGCTGAAATTTAACTGAAGATTCATTTCTCACACTGAACAACTTGCTGTTGCTTTCCCAAAAGAATAATCCATGGTAAACACTGGACTGAAATCTAACCAGACACCTGCAGTTCAGCAAGAGTCCTAAACTGTTAGGCTGGAAAAAGTAAGACTATAAGGAAAATATCCAGGCCATAATTGATATCAGGAGGGTAAGCAGGTGGTGGCTTACAGTCAgtcctgtgagagctgcagagcatTGAGATAACTTATCTCCCTGAGTCAAAACAAAGGGTGTGAGATGCGTGTTGGTGCTGAAGTGGTAAGATTATTGCCATAGGATGTGATACACACATCTGATAGCAAAAATCTTACCCAGACCTTTTTAATTGATTGTAATAGTGATTTTAAGAAAAGGTGAGTGTCAAACTCTGAGGTCCTGCACACTGAGGTTGCAGCTGTGTGCAGAAGTTGTATGCATTCATATATTGCTCAGAGAGTGTAATGGGGGAAGTGGTACGGGCCTGTTCTGCTGCCTGGTTCCTGAGGCACCTGGCACTGGTTTCTCCCTTTGGTCTCATCTTAACTGattggagggaaggaggaggaaaagggaacTTGCTGCCTCTAGCTAGGAGCAGCAATCCAGATTTGAGGCTATCCCTAACTGCCTCCAGGCCTACCGCTTTTCAAGAATATTAAGGCAATTCGAGGTGTTCAAAGAATGTGGAAAAACATGCTatgctgaaatgcagaaatgttaCACCCCACCAAAGCACCTCTTTTGGTTTCATTTGTGTCAGTGAGCTGGGGTGGGGTGGTGTCCCATTGTTGTCTGACCCCTTTCTGACCCATCTCTAGCTGTCGTGGTGGGCAGAATGCTCGTGATGTTGAATATCTGGAGTAGTAACACTGCTTTAAATGCTTGGCCAAACTATTCCAACCATTTTGCTTATTAATTGAAAGTAGAGCTGTCTAATGCAGTAAAGAGTTGCCAAGTCAGCTCCTTTGACTGCTTCAAGGAAGCAGGATTTTATAATCTTCTAAATATT
This genomic interval carries:
- the ACTR5 gene encoding actin-related protein 5, with translation MPELPRGNPGKGLETQVGNDLGSPEPLRWLLRSPFDRNVPVQLELQELLFDHVFQRLGVSSQGCVDHPIVLTEAVCNPLYSRQMMSELLFECYQVPKVSYGVDSLYSFYHNRRQNWPCSGLVISSGYQCTHILPVLEGRLDAKNCKRINLGGCQAAVYLQRLLQLKYPGHFAAITLSRMEEILHEHSYIAEDYTEELQKWRSPEYYENNVHKMQLPFSNKLLGSTLTSEEKQERRQQQLRRLQELNARRREEKLQLDQERLDRLLYVQELLEDGQMDQFHKALVELNMDSAEELQSYINKLSLAIEQTKQKILQAEVNIEVDVVDSKPETPDLDPLGSEQSLEDVESINEFEPLFAEEQPEAEKPVAAVQPVFNLAEYHQLFLGTERIRAPEIIFQPSLIGEDQTGIAETMQYVLERYSKEQQAVLVQNVFLTGGNAMYPGLKARVQKELLEMRPFQSSFQVHLASSPILDAWYGARDWAVEHMSREEGWITRKDYEEKGGEYLKEHCASNVYVPIRLPKQAPRTTEALAPSRALAAGTGNPCEQA